Genomic segment of Sarcophilus harrisii chromosome 4, mSarHar1.11, whole genome shotgun sequence:
ACACTTAATTTTAGCACTTCAAGCCTGGAGCTGTCCCTTTAAGTCATTAATCCTATGAAATCATGATTGTTCCCATCTTTGCTTTGAGTTCTCCCAACTACTGGGACTAGACTGACAATGACTCAGGAAGGAAgctggtaataataataataataataaatagggTGCTCTCCCTGGTGCTAAGAGACCTGTCTGTAGCTCACTTAATTAACACATATTCCAACCattaccctccccccccccaaaaaaaaaaggcttccacATAACCAGAAAATATGGTGAATAAAATTTCTGaaccaaaaaatcaaaatacgAGTCCCTCCTTTTGCAAAGAACAACTGAAATAGACATGGTATCCTTTTTTATCTCCAAAGTTCGCAAAAGACACTCCTCGCAAAGGCCACTTTGGGAGGACAAATCTTGTCTCCTATTTGTGGCTGAGAAGCGCAGGGTCGCAGAGCTGTGTCAGAGACGCGACCTCCCCATGACGAGCCCGCCCCTCTCGCTGCCCCTCCACGCTGTTTTCTCGGAATTGACCCTGCTCTAGGAAAACAGGCAAACACTGAGCAGCATCTGCCGCAGAGTAAGGTGCCCGGAAGTTCGCTTTCACTGGGTTTCCCCACGTTCGAGGCACGGATGCGAGCGTGAGGCGCCCGGGGGCTCCGAAGCTCTAGAAATGGCTCTATCGCCACCACCACTAGGCCCTCTGCTGCTCAAAGATGGCCCGGGACATTCAAAAATGGCCAGAAGGAAGCGCCCGCCGAGGGGGAACCCAAGGCTCTCCCTGGGGGAGCGGGGTCTCGGGGGACAACCGCCGCCCGGCGGAGAGGGCCTCCACCCTGTGGCCGGGGCTGCCGGGAACACTCGGCCCCCTACCCCTGGCCAAGGAGGCCGGCGGGATGTTTGCAGTGTCATCGCCTATGGCCCGCGTTCTAGGTCACACTGGCGCGCACACTCTCACACGCACCGCACCGCCAGCTGCTCACACCGGCccagggagaagggggagaagccGGTGCTCGGACCGCCagcccgcccgcccgccccgGGGGCCGCCCGGGCGCGCCCGCCCTCCCAACTTTCCGGGAGCCTGCCCCCTGTCGCACGTGCCGGGTGACAGGCCCCCCTATAGGTTCCATACCTGCCACCGGAAGTGAGTGAGGAGGGCAGTATAGGCATTTCCTGTGACGCGGACGCCTGGACTCCATTAGGCAGCAGCTGGGGGAAGAATCAACACACCAGGGAGCGGAGCGGGACCGAAGACAGAGGCGGCAGCTGCctccgctgccgccgccgccgccgccgcagcagcCGCAGCCGGGGCTCAGCACAGCGGCaggctcccccctccccagcagCGGCCGTCGCCGCCCCAGCGGCGCCCCCCCCCTACGGGAGCGACCCCCGGGCCGGGCACCCCAGCTGCCTCCGGGAGGGGGGGGACAGGGCCCaaatcctcctcctcttcctcacccccccttctccctccccccctccccgctTCCCtgtcccctcttccctccccccctcaccCCGGCCCTCTCCCcgtccccctcctcccctcctccgcCTCGCCCCACCGGCTTCCCACCACGGCCTCTCTCGGCGAGGAAACTCTGGCCTCCGCTTCCTCCTCCTCCGACTCGGACACCGGCGGAGCCTCCCCGCCCCCGCGGAAGAAACCCCGAGCCTCGGCGGCGGAGGGAGCAGGAGAGCCCGGGGCTTCGGCAGGCAGAGCAGGCCTCTCCCCCCCGTCCTCGTCGTCGTCGTCGTCCTcgtcctcctccacctcctcctcctcttcctcttcttcctcctcctcctcctcctcctccgtgGTGGTAGTGGTGGGACTCCCCGCGGCTGCTGCCCCTCCTGCCGCCGCTGCCGCCCCCCACCGCAGTAGCGGCCACAGCCTGGTCAGCGGCAGCATCATGCAGGCCAAcggggcaggaggaggaggaggaggaggcggcggcggcggcggcggcggaggaggtggcggcggcggcggcggcggccccggAGGCGGGGGCCAGGGACAGACCCAGGAGCTCGCCTGCCTCTCGGCCCAGAACGGGGAGTCGTCGCCCTCGTCCACTTCGTCCGGGGGAGACCTGGCCCACGCCAATGGGCTGCTGCCCTCTGCCCCCTCCGCCGCCAGCAACAATAGCAACAGCCTGAATGTCAATAACGGGGTCCCCGGCGGGGCGGCCTCCGCCTCGCCCGCCGTCGCCGCGGCCACCTCGGCCCCCACGGCCGCGTCTTCCTCGTCGGTGGCCTCCTCGGAGCTGGGCAGTAgcctgaagaagaagaagagactcTCCCAGTCCGACGAGGATGTGATTAGGTTAATAGGACAGCACTTGCATGGCTTAGGGCTCAAGTAAGTATGCCTCGGAAAGCGCTGCGAtcgggggccggggggggggggggggggggcccgagGAGGGCTGCCCTGACGGACAGTTCCGCCGCGGAGTGGCGCCCGGGGAGACCCCCGGGGAGACAGGAGCAGGAGACAATCGGACGGAGAGACTGGAAGGCTGGCAAACCGCGGCTCGCCGAGCCAGGCCCTGAACTCCCCccagctgccccctcccccaccccgccCCAAACTACCCCCCTGGAACTTAATTATCGGTCGGCCGAGACAGATGTATAAAAAtgccgggggagggggaggaggggcccGGTCTGGTGGAAATAATGAATCTCGGAGGGCTCGGCCTTGGGAGCGTGTTTTAGACATCTGTGCCGGGAACCCCGGGAGAAGCTTCTCCCGGAGAGGGGGCCGCCGTAGCGGGGTTGCCAGCCAGGAAAGCTGGACACCCACAAGTGTTGGGTCGCGGAAGGGGACGGAGGGGAGGGTGTGCAGCTGGTGGTGATGGTCAATTGGAAAGAAGAGTTGCTGAGGAAATCAAACAGGAATAATGGCGCAGAGGAGACATGTTTGTGTTACTTGTTAAGCTTTGTGTGTTCAGGACACAGGCCACAAACTACTGTCAAATCCTGATTATTTTCCGTAAGATGTTTGGGAAGGCATAGCTGATCTGACCACATAGGCTCTAGTCTAGGTGGCTCGAGGCACCCCGAGAGAGGTGAAGGGGGCTAACCTTGGCCACAAACTGCTATCAGTTTGTTTACACATCAATAAAGGAAAAACccagggagtgggggaagggttCTTCTAGAGACTGAAAGCTTTTGAGAATGGTGGAGGAGGTGGAAGGGGCAGGACCTAAAGGagactctctcacacacacacacaaaaaaaacaccTCCAGCAGTCAGAGTTTCCTGGCTGCAAAGCTTAGATTAAAATAA
This window contains:
- the LOC116423643 gene encoding proline-rich protein 2-like; its protein translation is GRLDSIRQQLGEESTHQGAERDRRQRRQLPPLPPPPPPQQPQPGLSTAAGSPLPSSGRRRPSGAPPLRERPPGRAPQLPPGGGGQGPNPPPLPHPPFSLPPSPLPCPLFPPPLTPALSPSPSSPPPPRPTGFPPRPLSARKLWPPLPPPPTRTPAEPPRPRGRNPEPRRRREQESPGLRQADGGTPRGCCPSCRRCRPPPQ